In the Bacteroidota bacterium genome, ATTATACACTCCCACTGCATTGGCGCGTGTGTGAATGGATGCGCTGCCATCAACATACATAACACTGTAACCCAAGGAAACAATAATTGCATGTGCATAAGGAACAGTTGCATCAGCGGTACCATGCATGCTTACAAATGGGATATCACCAGCCTCCAGATAAGCTGCATCGCCCAATGCACCACACAAATTAATTACAGCACTGGCATTGCTTGGATATCCGGGATTTCCGCTGGCACCTTCCAATCCATCCAGACTAGCTAAAGTTGTTGCTCCCAATGGAAATTCGCTTGGCTTATCCATATACGCTAGATGAAGTGCCATAAATGCACCGGCAGAACTCCCACCAACATAAACGTAATCGGGATGAATTTTATAAGTATTTGCGGTTGCTGCATCCTTGCGAAAAAAGCGCACAGCTGCTTTCATATCCTGCGTTGCTTTTAAAACCGCACGTGTGGCATTCACCGAATCGACCGGAAAAAAACCAGTCCGGTAATTAATGGAAGCACACACATATCCGCGCTTCGCAAAGGTTTGACAAAGTGCAACAATATCTGCTTCATTTTTATCCCCAAATTGAAAACTTCCACCGTGCGCCCATACGATTAAAGGTCGAGCAATAGCCATATCACCTGCTGGTTGATAAATGTCCATGGTGAGATTGGTTTGTAAACCAAAGTTAATATAGGAGCCAAACACCACATTTAAATTGGTAGTAACAGTGGTAAAAACCTCATTGTAATACCTGCCATTGCTGGTATCCAATTGAGCTATAACCGCTGAATTAAATGTCATGAATGCAACAACAAGTAGGGTAGCAATTTTATTCATATAGATTTATTTTTTTGAACGGATAAAAGTACGCATTAAATATTGGCCTACAAGTTTAGCATTCATATTTAAGTTTGTGTTCAACTTTCTTGCAGCATTCAAATTTAAATACGGGCATTCATTAAAATGCTTCAACAATTTGCAGTTCAAATCTGCACTTGGTAGCGCAAAATTCATCCATTAAAATGATTGAAACATTCTCTATATGCTGCTCTTTTATAAATTTTAATACCTTTGAAACCTGCTCAAATGGAATTTTTTTTATGACACCATCGTGCAGAATAAATAAGTAAGTCGATAAATTTCAAGTGGATTGATGTATCGTGCAAACACACAAAATTTGATAATCTAAAAACAGGCTCAATTCAATGAATTTTTTAATTACCGGTGGAGCAGGATTTATTGGTTCCAGTCTTTGCGAATATTTAATTAATCAACAGCATCAAGTGCTTTGTGTAGATAATTTTGATCCATTTTATCCAAAGGAAATTAAACTCAAAAATATTTCCACTCTGCTTAATCATCCCAATTTTAAAATCGTTGAAGCGGATATTTGTGACAGTGAAAAGCTTGCTGAAGTATTCAAATCAAATCCTATCGATTTTGTAATTCATTTAGCTGCAAAGGCCGGCGTAAGGCCTTCTATTTTAAATCCCAAAGCTTATGTCGATACCAATATAAATGGTACCATGAACATTTTGGAGAACATGAAAAATACGGCTGTCAAAAATCTTATTTTTTCATCCTCCTCATCTGTTTACGGCAACAATGAAAAAATTCCTTATGCTGAAAGCGACAATGTTGATTTTCCAATTTCTCCTTATGCTGCTACAAAAAAAAGTGGTGAACTATTAACATTTAATTACCATCATTTATATCAATTTAAAGTAATCAATCTGCGCTTCTTTACTGTGTTTGGGCCTCGTCAACGGCCTGATTTGGCGATTCACAAATTTTTTGATCGCTTATACAAGCAGCAAGCAATTGAAATGTATGGTGATGGTAGCACTAGCCGTGATTATACTTATGTAGATGATATTGTGGAAGGAATTGCACGTGCTATTGAAGTGATTTCTACTAGCGAAAATAGCTTTTATGAAACAATAAACTTAGGAAACAGCTCTCCCATTAAGCTTTCAGCACTCATTCAACTTATTGAAGAAGTATGTGATAAAAAATTCAACATCAAAAAACTTCCCATGCAGGAAGGTGATGTTAACTTAACTTTTGCTGCTATTGAAAAAGCAAAAGCCATTTTGCACTATGCGCCAAAAACGACCATAAGAGAAGGATTGCAGAAGTTTAAAACCTGGTATGAATCCAATCAAAAATAAAGTACTTTCCTTTTCTGCTTTTTTACCCCATCAAAACAAATGGGCATTTTGGTTTCTTTTGGCCTTTGCAATTAAGCTTGTTTTTTTTGCTTATAAAGTTATAGAGTTAGCACCCATTGCAAATACACATTATCCCGCAGCTTTGGCGCGCGAAGCAGGCGATACCTTTACCTATATACAACCGGTCGAAAATTTATTAAAAAATGGTAGTTACGAAGATGATTTTCGCATGCCGGGCTATGCCTGGTTATTTTTTTTACTGCGTTTAATTTTCCCGCTTTCACTTTCGTTGGATATGCTTGTAGTTGCGCAATTAATACTCTCGGCACTTTCGGTTTATATACTTGCTAAAATTTCTGCTCTCCTTTTTCAGAAATCAAACTATTTCTATGTCACTTTTTTCTTCTATTCACTTAGCACCTTTGTCTCTCTATATGATCCCATTATACTTACAGAAAGCTTCTCCACTTCGGCATTAATATTTTCTATTTATTTCTTAATTCTTCCTGAAAAGAATTTCAAAAATCTTTTTGCCTC is a window encoding:
- a CDS encoding T9SS type A sorting domain-containing protein, with amino-acid sequence MNKIATLLVVAFMTFNSAVIAQLDTSNGRYYNEVFTTVTTNLNVVFGSYINFGLQTNLTMDIYQPAGDMAIARPLIVWAHGGSFQFGDKNEADIVALCQTFAKRGYVCASINYRTGFFPVDSVNATRAVLKATQDMKAAVRFFRKDAATANTYKIHPDYVYVGGSSAGAFMALHLAYMDKPSEFPLGATTLASLDGLEGASGNPGYPSNASAVINLCGALGDAAYLEAGDIPFVSMHGTADATVPYAHAIIVSLGYSVMYVDGSASIHTRANAVGVYNPFYIFNGADHVPYLNNAAYLDTTIKFVRDFLHPLVAAAPLTVKKQDVASKINIYPNPAASGFMLQVEEVLSPNSSYALFDLSGRILQQSSISEKNTLIMRNSLSSGIYFLKIYTAEGEPSIQKVVFE
- a CDS encoding GDP-mannose 4,6-dehydratase, with the protein product MNFLITGGAGFIGSSLCEYLINQQHQVLCVDNFDPFYPKEIKLKNISTLLNHPNFKIVEADICDSEKLAEVFKSNPIDFVIHLAAKAGVRPSILNPKAYVDTNINGTMNILENMKNTAVKNLIFSSSSSVYGNNEKIPYAESDNVDFPISPYAATKKSGELLTFNYHHLYQFKVINLRFFTVFGPRQRPDLAIHKFFDRLYKQQAIEMYGDGSTSRDYTYVDDIVEGIARAIEVISTSENSFYETINLGNSSPIKLSALIQLIEEVCDKKFNIKKLPMQEGDVNLTFAAIEKAKAILHYAPKTTIREGLQKFKTWYESNQK